A stretch of Cydia splendana chromosome 7, ilCydSple1.2, whole genome shotgun sequence DNA encodes these proteins:
- the LOC134791971 gene encoding tetratricopeptide repeat protein 12-like — MSLNKILSNPALKDKKEMELNEEWNNFVKRIGEVSGLVKDMASGDKAKADAAATLADQYLQGKVIVDEDVEMKVKCDRTVINKKAFRSMQNEGEMDKDAWMAEVSKDAEMRFQDKKVRRERADTLKTQAVKAFNRGEYEKALSCYNRALEQVRDNPMLYCDRALTNIKLGNFQKVFKDCEWALKLNENSFKARLYTAKAHKELEDTDKLEECLAELREKFPQHEDLVQYFLEKKKGKQEEEEDQ, encoded by the exons AtgagtttaaataaaattttatcgaatcCAGCCTTGAAAGATAAGAAGGAAATGGAGTTGAACGAAGAATGGAACAACTTCGTGAAGAGAATAGGGGAGGTGTCAGGTCTTGTGAAGGATATGGCGAGCGGAGACAAGGCGAAAGCTGATGCTGCAGCCACGCTAGCCGACCAGTACCTTCAGGGGAAGGTTATTGTTGATGAAGACGTGGAGATGAAGGTCAAGTGTGATCGTACTGTGATTAATAAAAAGGCGTTTCGGAGTATGCAGAATGAG GGTGAAATGGACAAAGACGCATGGATGGCAGAAGTGAGCAAGGATGCTGAGATGCGTTTCCAAGACAAAAAAGTGCGCCGCGAACGCGCCGACACCCTCAAGACTCAAGCCGTAAAGGCTTTTAACCGAGGAGAGTACGAGAAAGCCCTGTCTTGCTACAATCGGGCTTTGGAGCAAGTCAGAGACAACCCTATGCTGTATTGTGATCGCGCGCTTACTAATATCAAGCTGGGGAATTTTCAAAAG GTATTCAAAGACTGCGAATGGGCCCTGAAGTTGAACGAGAACAGTTTCAAGGCGCGTCTCTACACCGCTAAAGCTCACAAAGAGTTAGAAGACACAGACAAACTGGAGGAATGCCTGGCAGAGCTGAGAGAGAAGTTCCCTCAGCATGAGGACCTGGTGCAGTACTTCTTGGAGAAGAAGAAAGGTAAACAGGAGGAGGAAGAGGATCAGTAA
- the LOC134791979 gene encoding DNA polymerase zeta catalytic subunit, giving the protein MNSTNSFCQTKPEFSVRIVVCDHYLTKPIPGIDVIYSDFRGSDIKQVPVLRIFGPASDGRKACVHVHGVFPYFYIPCPAPNPEPQFLYQIAASLDKALNIALKQASSANQHVYKISLVKGLPFYGFHDKDHLYLKVFLYNPGLIKQAVELCSNGAILGQTFQPHESHLNFTLQFFIDFNLFGMSNIDLQAIKFRKTGISQNSDDPIVSSHECLKSESVCYYEGDCVASHIINRQRIGRGDGIENPGLEEVWNQEMERRKQLNMSIASKSLSQGRIKSQETDTHYKFEQMYLLKMSDLINKPADLNINKVVEEVYYPAESMEGSLFFNAVDVSIHLPDQSHNASLNQTLRPINESLSEDLDETLVDESVALNSSLHYSQILLDSEDLELIGMLQDMEDTEKPEEDSIMATPGIEQDADVDSDDAEYSQVFNENTILLEPFKSEMDSNENTPSWHDSFWDGANIPQLDGTFDDDHVKKVRKRKMRPFKLGLSRPKTKKHVPERNPQTDKTSDVSDIDEVDVSQETIDSISNVYIQGTVKKELQNSLNSSKEITSDDEDAYEVIIKKENITDLLEKVTSKHESTIRKSPATSDFVSVKNEAKSNIFEDNIVHVEIENITDLVEKVTTKHERCTRKKLGTVGIVNVKKEVRLFDDSRTSKTVVKNASDLDLSNGHVSIGVAEKYDIEKHYEPVAGCSLIVKPANISQQSDNESFLSSPEEDEFGIQSFYNKSRFFDMSVEDGKTIASYIEDTQVKSEEIKPQVTNTHLKTEMEVLDTTEKSLNNSPTTNVVITPKIRPPTKNYIIASLENYKIPKVKNHEPFFSDHKDSGDKVEIGHMVLKTHSKSAKDQKPFEKVLDVTSLDEWRQLLFLQTNEITEETSKPEALQSLLAGNRQYVLEAIRKPPTKKQVEKWFKDQQNHDKEESKVEVKETTKILDDLENSQAIGLNEDEFNRSISLESNDKDKSSLNNSLQVTMHPDGSFLCFGGSEYHVDSMSNDTPALEVDFLTIMLIEVHASVRGHLSPDPLIDPIQVAFIKISNDCPSNHFLQKNLTEIICVDGSPELKVLDRCIYDQKITYVNTESDLLEKVIELVKSHDPDIITGYEIEMGSWGYLLERAQILGLEVVKEMSRITEKNRQKRWRSEGNDFEGRIIGRIMFNVWRLLRHELALSDYSFENCMYQILKERVPAYSAAQLAAWWDNPSRMLRWITVEHYLTRLSGTLRMMEKLDMINRTSELARLFGLQWWEVLSRGSQFRVESLMLRAARPLNLIALSPSVRQRAAMRAPEILPLIFEPESRFYADPVIVLDFQSLYPSMMIAYNYCFSTCIGRVQNINGESAYEFGAWRLRIPRAKLEALVKNGLVHWSPVGVGYVKPSVRRGVLPALLRRILAARQAVKKSMKQQTDEAMKKAMHSRQLGLKLIANVTYGYTAANFSGRMPCVEVGDSVVAKGRETLERAIKMVRDNKEWNAKVVYGDTDSMFVQVPGGTREEAFRIGQLIADAVTADNPSPVALKLEKVYQPCILQTKKRYVGYMYESPDQEHPVYEAKGIETVRRDGCPAQVKLLQKSLCELFSTGDMSRVKRLVTSTLTRLVDGTMPPQELFFTREYHGVGGYRPAAAAPPNEIAKRLASRDRRSLPRTGWRVAWLVCAGAPAAPLVKLARTPNEVARDGAVPHVAYYAARVLLPPLHRCLSLLGLDVIKWWKDLGFHRPDIPTPRAPLAGSIARYMWRSACVACGVRGVRAVCASCALRRHSTVALLANRGAQARQRCLDCQQICESCCGHAQSVHCNNTTCAVLWARISAHSKLEELQDIVVHLPDQFKTEIIEF; this is encoded by the exons ATGAATTCTACTAACT CATTTTGCCAAACAAAACCTGAGTTTTCTGTAAGGATCGTTGTCTGCGATCACTACTTAACCAAGCCCATACCAGGAATAGACGTAATCTATTCGGACTTCAGAGGGTCTGATATTAAACAG GTGCCAGTACTGCGTATATTCGGCCCTGCGTCTGATGGCCGTAAGGCCTGTGTTCACGTCCATGGGGTTTTCCCGTACTTTTACATACCATGCCCAGCACCGAACCCTGAACCCCAGTTTCTATATCAA ATTGCGGCAAGTTTGGATAAGGCCCTGAACATAGCCTTAAAGCAGGCCTCATCAGCAAACCAGCATGTCTATAAGATTTCACTGGTCAAGGGATT ACCCTTTTATGGATTTCATGACAAGGATCATTTATACTTAAAGGTTTTCCTTTACAATCCCGGCCTAATCAAACAAGCGGTAGAACTCTGCAGCAATGGAGCCATTCTCGGACAGACTTTCCAGCCACATGAATCTCATCTCAACTTTACACTACAATTCTTTATTGATTTCAATTTATTTGGGATGAGCAATATAGATCTACAAGCAATAAAGTTCAGAAAAACTGGCATTTCACAAAATAGTGATGATCCTATTGTAAGCAGTCATGAATGCCTTAAATCTGAAAGTGTTTGTTACTATGAAGGTGATTGTGTAGCATCTCACATTATAAACAGACAAAGAATAGGAAGAGGTGACGGAATTGAAAATCCAGGTCTAGAAGAAGTGTGGAATCAAGAGATGGAAAGAAGAAAGCAACTCAACATGTCTATAGCTAGCAAATCATTGTCGCAGGGAAGGATCAAGAGTCAGGAAACGGACACTCATTACAAATTTGAAcaaatgtatttattaaaaatgtcaGATTTGATAAACAAGCCAGCTGATCTGAACATTAATAAAGTAGTAGAAGAGGTATATTATCCAGCAGAAAGTATGGAAGGGTCGCTATTTTTTAATGCAGTAGACGTCAGTATACATTTACCTGATCAATCACATAATGCTAGTTTGAATCAAACATTGAGGCCAATCAATGAGAGTTTGAGTGAAGATCTTGATGAAACCCTTGTTGATGAAAGTGTGGCGCTAAACAGTAGCCTGCATTACAGTCAAATATTGT TGGACAGTGAAGATTTGGAATTAATAGGCATGCTACAAGACATGGAAGACACTGAAAAGCCAGAAGAGGACAGTATTATGGCTACGCCTGGTATAGAGCAAGATGCAGATGTTGATTCTGATGATGCTGAATATTCACAAGTGTTTAATGAAAATACTATACTTTTGGAACCATTTAAAAG TGAAATGGATTCAAACGAGAATACTCCATCTTGGCATGATTCATTTTGGGATGGAGCCAACATACCACAGCTTGATGGCACTTTTGATGATgatc ATGTTAAAAAAGTGAGAAAAAGGAAAATGAGACCATTCAAATTAGGATTATCGCGACCTAAGACTAAGAAACATGTACCTGAAAGAAACCCACAAACAGATAAAACATCTGATGTAAGTGATATTGATGAGGTAGACGTTTCTCAGGAAACAATAGATAGTATTTCAAATGTGTACATACAAGGAACCGTAAAAAAAGAACTACAAAACAGTCTAAATAGCTCTAAAGAAATAACTTCAGATGATGAAGATGCCTATGAAGTTATTATTAAAAAGGAAAATATTACAGATCTGCTAGAAAAAGTAACTAGTAAACATGAGAGTACTATTAGGAAAAGTCCGGCCACTAGTGATTTCGTTAGTGTAAAGAATGAAgcaaaaagtaatatatttgaAGATAATATAGTACatgtagaaatagaaaatattacagATCTGGTAGAAAAAGTAACTACAAAACATGAAAGATGTACTAGGAAAAAACTGGGAACAGTTGGTATTGTCAATGTAAAGAAAGAAGTACGTTTATTTGACGATAGTAGAACCAGCAAAACAGTTGTAAAAAATGCTTCTGATCTGGATTTAAGTAACGGACATGTAAGTATAGGAGTAGCAGAAAAATACGACATTGAGAAGCATTACGAGCCTGTAGCCGGTTGCTCCTTGATAGTAAAACCAGCTAATATTTCGCAACAATCGGACAACGAATCATTCTTATCTTCACCGGAAGAAGACGAATTTGGAATACAAAGTTTCTACAACAAATCTAGATTTTTTGATATGTCTGTAGAAGATGGTAAAACCATTGCTAGTTATATTGAAGATACTCAAGTAAAAAGTGAAGAAATTAAACCACAAGTCACAAATACTCATCTCAAAACAGAAATGGAGGTTTTGGATACTACAGAAAAGTCTTTAAACAATTCGCCTACTACTAATGTTGTAATTACTCCTAAAATTAGACCACCAACTAAGAATTACATAATAGCCAGTTTAGAAAACTACAAGATACCCAAAGTAAAAAATCATGAACCTTTCTTTTCCGATCATAAGGACTCCGGTGATAAAGTAGAAATTGGTCATATGGTGTTGAAGACTCATAGCAAATCAGCCAAAGATCAGAAACCTTTTGAGAAAGTTCTAGACGTCACGAGTCTTGACGAATGGCGACAACTGCTGTTTCTTCAGACCAATGAAATTACTGAAGAGACTTCCAAACCAGAAGCTTTGCAATCACTTTTAGCAGGAAATAGACAGTATGTTCTAGAAGCGATTAGGAAGCCACCAACTAAGAAACAGGTTGAAAAATGGTTTAAAGATCAACAAAATCATGATAAAGAGGAATCTAAGGTGGAAGTAAAAGAAACAACTAAAATATTAGATGATCTTGAAAATTCGCAAGCTATTGGTTTGAATGAAGATGAATTTAATCGCAGCattagcttagaaagtaatgaTAAG GATAAATCATCATTAAATAATAGTCTGCAAGTGACTATGCATCCGGATGGATCATTTCTTTGCTTTGGTGGAAGTGAATATCATGTAGACAGTATGTCAAACGATACACCGGCATTAgag GTGGATTTTCTTACAATAATGCTAATAGAGGTCCATGCATCAGTAAGAGGACATTTGAGCCCCGATCCTTTAATAGATCCTATCCAAGTTGCTTTTATAAAGATTTCCAATGACTGCCCATCAAACCACTTCTTACAAAAAAACTTAACAGAAATTATATGCGTCGATGGCAGTCCTGAGCTTAAAGTACTTGACAGATGTATTTACGATCAGAAAATTACATACGTAAATACAGAATCGGATCTTCTAGAAAAAGTGATTGAACTTGTTAAAAGTCACGATCCTGATATAATAACCGGTTACGAAATCGAGATGGGTTCTTGGGGTTATTTGCTAGAAAGAGCACAAATATTAGGATTGGAAGTGGTGAAGGAGATGTCTAGAATAACAGAGAAGAATCGACAAAAACGTTGGCGGAGTGAGGGGAATGATTTTGAAGGGAGGATTATTGGTAGGATAATGTTTAATGTGTGGCGTTTGCTGCGGCACGAGCTAGCGTTGTCCGATTACAGTTTTGAGAACTGTATGTATCAGATCTTGAAGGAGCGGGTGCCGGCGTATAGCGCGGCTCAATTGGCGGCGTGGTGGGACAATCCGTCGAGGATGTTGAGGTGGATCACTGTGGAGCATTACCTCACTCGGCTGTCGGGGACTTTGAGGATGATGGAGAAACTCGACATGATTA ACCGCACATCCGAGCTGGCACGTCTTTTCGGCCTGCAATGGTGGGAGGTGCTGTCCCGCGGCTCCCAGTTCCGCGTGGAATCCCTGATGCTGCGCGCTGCCAGGCCTCTCAACCTGATCGCCTTGTCTCCGAGCGTGCGGCAGCGGGCCGCTATGAGAGCTCCGGAAATACTACCACTCATTTTTGAACCAG AATCTCGATTTTACGCTGATCCCGTCATTGTGTTGGATTTCCAAAGCCTTTATCCATCCATGATGATTGCTTACAACTATTGTTTCTCTACGTGCATTGGACGAGTGCAAAACATCAACGG GGAATCAGCCTACGAATTTGGCGCTTGGCGGCTCCGTATACCCCGAGCCAAGCTCGAAGCCTTAGTGAAAAACGGTCTCGTCCACTGGTCGCCCGTGGGTGTGGGTTACGTCAAGCCGTCAGTAAGAAGAGGGGTGTTACCTGCGTTGTTGAGGAGGATACTTGCCGCAAGGCAGGCTGTGAAGAAGAGTATGAAGCAACAGACGGATGAAGCTATGAAGAAGGCGATGCATTCGCGACAATTAG GTCTAAAGTTGATAGCGAACGTGACATACGGATACACAGCTGCCAACTTCAGCGGCCGCATGCCGTGTGTGGAAGTTGGCGACAGCGTTGTCGCCAAAGGTCGCGAAACGCTCGAAAGGGCGATCAAGATGGTACGAGATAATAAGGAATGGAATGCTAAG GTAGTATACGGAGACACTGACTCGATGTTCGTCCAAGTGCCGGGCGGGACGAGGGAAGAAGCTTTCCGGATCGGGCAGTTGATAGCCGACGCCGTCACCGCGGACAATCCTTCGCCCGTCGCATTAAAACTAGAGAAG GTGTACCAACCATGTATCCTACAAACCAAGAAGCGTTACGTTGGCTACATGTACGAAAGCCCGGACCAAGAGCACCCCGTATACGAGGCCAAAGGCATCGAAACGGTGCGCCGCGATGGTTGCCCTGCACAAGTAAAG CTCCTCCAAAAATCCCTGTGCGAGCTATTCTCCACCGGCGACATGTCGCGCGTCAAAAGGCTCGTCACATCTACCCTTACCCGATTGGTGGATGGTACAATGCCCCCTCAGGAGCTATTCTTCACGCGCGAATATCACGGCGTGGGTGGATACCGACCGGCGGCCGCCGCGCCTCCCAACGAGATCGCTAA GAGACTAGCGAGCCGCGACCGGCGCTCGCTGCCGCGCACGGGCTGGCGCGTGGCGTGGCTCGTGTGCGCcggcgcgcccgccgcgccgctcgTCAAGCTCGCCCGGACTCCAAACGAG GTCGCGCGAGACGGCGCAGTCCCCCACGTGGCGTACTACGCGGCTCGCGTGCTGCTGCCGCCGCTGCACCGCTGCCTGTCGCTGCTCGGCCTGGACGTGATCAAGTG